In Brassica napus cultivar Da-Ae chromosome A3, Da-Ae, whole genome shotgun sequence, the sequence TATTTACTATGGTTAAGACAACAAGGTAATGGAGACAACTCCATTTGCTCTTTTGTCGGAATCTAATTTAGACATTTGGTACTAAGTTAGAACCTTAGTTAATTCTAGAAGTGCATACCATTGTGAGTAGTAAAAAAATTCTGACTTTGCATCAATAATAGCTTAGATAATATTCTCTCACATGCTCTTTGTTAATTCTAGAAGTGTTTTAAATCTATGTGGCCGTAATCAAAATTGACATTTGGGAGGGTGTGGGGGCCGAAGATCCCGTGGTACGGTATGTCTTTAAAGATTAGGTAGAATTAGGAAAAGTACCTTTATAGGGATAAGTATGTtttcttaaaaagaaaattaaatcagGTTTGGAGTTTAGTAatgaattgtaaaatttattcattcacataatcaaaatatataaagatcaTTTGAATATCTTGTAGTTTGTTGTGCATATGATTATTGGTAGTCTGTTCGAGTTTTGTTTCACGTTTCTTGTCCGAGCATCAagtagttttgtttgtttatgatGGCAAAAACGAGTCTTATTTTTcaggtttttgtttctttcaacAGATGGGCCAGCAGAACTTAGCATTGGGTCTTAAGTTCAATGCCAAAGCTGTTCTTGATTGTTTCGAGAAGGAGCTTCAGATTCTACCCAATGGGAGGAGACGTGAAATCGATTTTAAGATGGTCGAAGGAGATTTCCAATTGTTTGAAGGCAAATGGTCCATTGAACaagtaaatattatatcatATGATATCACCTGATGCTTGAGGTTCTGTTTTTGACTCCTGTGTTTTAACCGTTACACAGTTAGACAAAGGGATTCAAGGGGAGGCTTTGGATCTACAGTTTAAAGATTTTCCGACGACGCTTGCATACACTGTAGATGTAAAACCGAAGATGTGGTTACCAGTGCGGCTTGTGGAAGGAAGATTGTGCAAAGAGATTAAAACAAACCTTTTGAGTATTCGAGATACAGCTCAGAAAGTCATTGAAGGTGTTATCCATGATCTTTGAGTTTTCTTTCTCAAGTTGAAGTAATGTTCTACTTCTCTGCAGCTTATAGATAAGATACAATAAGCCTTTATAGGTTTTTGTTTTGGATTATTTATAAAAGCTTATGTAATTGGCTTTACATACACACGGTATTCTCACTTGTATACTCTGATCTATATAGTCTTTGAATATACCAAAATTTTCCGACATATGATTGTTCCGACCAGAGCTGATAACTAGAAGTTTGTAGTGAACACGGTTTTCTTACTTGAAGTTGAAGGTAAATACGTAATATAATAGTTGATTTGAAATTAAGCTAAAATGTCTCAGAAGGAATCTGTTTTCTGTTgcttaaataaattagttagttgttacagaaaaaaaaaaccagataCTCTGTTTCCGAAACAGAGTGCTCTGTTTTTATGGTGGAGACCATAGAGCTATGTTTAAACCACATTTTGaatcaaatttaatttatattctcAAGGAGGTAATGTTGGGGCGGGACATAGAGATATCAGAGGACCTTTAAAGTAGTAAATTGCTTGATATATTcttcattaatataaattatatagtaaTACATATTGTGTTCCCAAAATGTACAAATACAAATCATCACTGCTTGAGTCTTCCCCAGATTATAAACTCTCTGGAAGCACGACTATGATAAAGCTAGAAAACAAGAAGCTTATCGCAGACGATGATGATGCAatagagaaaacaaagaaagtaaATACAAACGATAACAAAGTAAAAATGGAGAGAAAACCATAAACCCGGTTATGCGATTGTTATAGCTGATATGATCAGAATTGGATGTTGCTCTTGAAGCTCTGACCAAACCGCCAATTGGAAGGAACGACGTTGAGAGCTGCTTTGATTCTTCCATTGCTGAGTTGAACTTTGAAAGAGAGAGATTGGCCATTAAGGTAGGTGTTGCTTTGCCAGTTAGCTCCCCAGTTTCTTGACATAGTCTCCCATTTCTTACTTCTAGAGCCTTTAATCCAAACTTTAGAGATCTCACCAGCTCCTCCTACGTTTGAGATGAGAACCAGCTCGAAATAGTTCCTGCCATTCATCGTGAATCTCATCCCTCCACTTCTTCTGCATCCAACCCTATGACAATAAGAAGAACCCTTTAAGCACACTATTTTATGACATTCTTGATCTACAAGAAAACAGAAATAGTAACATTGACTAACATTACTGTACAATTAACGtgaatttataaagttttaatgcaggttttatatattataaatatataggatattagataaaaatataaaatacatgttAAAAATTGTTTAGAGCACTAAGTAGAAGTTGTAATGTAATTACCTTTTGTAGAGGATGGGGACGATTCCAGCTTTGTACTTAGCGATGGTGAGAAAGGCAGGCTGAGCCATGTC encodes:
- the LOC106438643 gene encoding uncharacterized protein LOC106438643 isoform X2, which gives rise to MSIRAQDQTLEDEKSEELVVVGDDGVLIEVKKLEKSSRRIRSKIGMEASLDAVWSVLTDYEKLSDFIPGLVVSELVEKEGNRVRLFQMGQQNLALGLKFNAKAVLDCFEKELQILPNGRRREIDFKMVEGDFQLFEGKWSIEQLDKGIQGEALDLQFKDFPTTLAYTVDVKPKMWLPVRLVEGRLCKEIKTNLLSIRDTAQKVIEGVIHDL